Proteins encoded together in one Bactrocera neohumeralis isolate Rockhampton chromosome 4, APGP_CSIRO_Bneo_wtdbg2-racon-allhic-juicebox.fasta_v2, whole genome shotgun sequence window:
- the LOC126755699 gene encoding testin → MNVRGNSENCVEEPVAPEWLSKLESRRENLQRATKLSHEVGAGAPCGECGDKCPGLDLHFWRKVCRNCKCRKDQHKCVDDDLSSWAQFEILGQICSKPAFIKIKALASQPVQVDWVPPNTMPDVVSDYMEKLGAAKVPIAGSDAAQKRKQQLEFQVPPHDLNAALCDNLTDAEAAQLQQYVVKIRENCVGQGVVVRIGNMGIGFVEYITPQQQQDQQHMLTGIDAYNMPTQMQQASFNAALINDTNDLSFHSPLPVKNAANARFSAQMRQETPARKLKFGTLCNLANNCGLPVNVDYERDAVFAQILHAEPLKQALENKSMGLPTSQAVIISQAQMLPDFMNASILGPATKQKLKDIGVNVKAVQSALLNSPFYDALYDTLKQNDIKFDECRVLAPIQALREELLVNKPVAEELSSFVTQLPNSAAIMYTSPAENSLGKCGLSGSSSNDSGFGSKASTPVGGVDMLTGAGLPSAFQQMRLTNKEPLPPAPMVNCRDCAKPIPLGEVAVKAERAGKEIAWHPECFKCYTCRELLADLVYFFHGGQVYCGRDLAINLKIPRCKACDELIFTKEYTAAEGATFHIKHFCCYHCDTPLAGQQYIPDEKTNMPLCLKCYNEFFAATCQRCNRQIEPTDQGVAWGDVHWHSVCFICAGVDCGKSLIGGRFCVKQKMPFCSPTCVRSII, encoded by the exons ATGAATGTACGCGGCAATAGCGAGAATTGTGTGGAGGAGCCTGTTGCACCAGAATGGCTTTCCAAATTGGAGAGTCGACGTGAAAATTTACAACGCGCCACCAAGCTGAGCCACGAAGTCGGCGCTGGTGCACCCTGTGGTGAATGCGGTGACAAATGTCCTGGCTTGGATTTACATTTTTGGCGTAAAGTATGTCGCAATTGTAAGTGTCGCAAAGATCAACACAAATGTGTTGATGATGATTTATCATCTTGGGCACAGTTTGAAATTTTGGGACAAATATGTTCAAAACCAGCTT TCATTAAAATTAAAGCGCTCGCCAGCCAACCCGTTCAAGTCGACTGGGTGCCACCGAACACAATGCCAGATGTTGTTTCCGACTATATGGAGAAATTGGGCGCCGCCAAGGTGCCAATTGCGGGCAGTGATGCGGCACAAAAGCGTAAACAACAATTAGAATTTCAAGTACCGCCACATGATTTGAACGCCGCACTGTGCGACAATCTAACCGATGCTGAAGCCGCCCAACTACAACAATATGTTGTAAAGATACGTGAAAATTGCGTTGGGCAGGGTGTTGTCGTACGCATTGGCAACATGGGTATTGGTTTTGTTGAGTATATAacgccgcaacaacaacaagaccaACAGCACATGCTAACCGGTATTGATGCTTACAATATGCCAACGCAAATGCAACAAGCATCATTTAATGCCGCCTTAATTAACGATACAAATGATTTATCCTTTCACTCACCGCTACCGGTCAAAAATGCTGCAAATGCACGTTTTAGTGCACAAATGCGTCAAGAAACACCAGCACGTAAACTGAAATTCGGCACTTTATGTAATTTGGCAAATAATTGTGGCCTACCGGTAAATGTCGATTATGAGCGAGATGCTGTATTTGCACAAATCCTACATGCCGAACCGCTCAAACAGGCATTGGAGAACAAAAGTATGGGTTTACCCACAAGTCAGGCGGTTATCATTTCACAAGCACAAATGTTGCCAGATTTTATGAATGCCTCCATTTTGGGTCcagctacaaaacaaaaactcaaagATATTGGTGTGAACGTTAAAGCGGTGCAAAGTGCCTTATTGAACAGTCCATTTTATGATGCACTCTACGATACACTCAAGCAAAATGATATCAAATTTGATGAATGTCGCGTTTTGGCACCCATACAAGCGCTTCGAGAAGAATTGCTGGTAAATAAACCAGTGGCAGAAGAGTTGAGCAGTTTCGTAACGCAATTGCCAAACAGTGCGGCCATAATGTATACAAGTCCTGCGGAGAATAGCTTGGGCAAGTGCGGACTTAGTGGTTCCAGTAGCAACGATTCTGGCTTTGGTTCGAAAGCCTCAACACCGGTGGGTGGCGTTGACATGCTGACTGGTGCTGGCTTGCCAAGTGCCTTCCAACAAATGCGACTGACAAATAAag AACCACTACCACCAGCGCCAATGGTGAATTGCCGTGACTGCGCCAAACCTATACCATTAGGGGAAGTCGCTGTGAAAGCTGAACGCGCTGGCAAGGAAATAGCCTGGCACCCGGAGTGCTTCAAATGTTACACGTGCCGTGAATTATTGGCGGATCTGGTGTATTTCTTTCACGGTGGTCAAGTGTATTGTGGTCGTGATTTAGCTATTAATTTGAAGATACCGCGTTGCAAAGCTTGTGACGAATTAATATTCACCAAGGAGTATACAGCTGCTGAAGGTGCCACCTttcatattaaacatttttgttgttatcattGCGATACACCGTTAGCCGGGCAACAATATATACCCGATGAGAAGACCAATATGCCGTTATGTCTGAAATGTTACAATGAATTCTTTGCGGCCACTTGTCAACGTTGCAATCGTCAAATCGAGCCCACGGATCAGGGCGTCGCTTGGGGTGATGTGCACTGGCACAGTGTCTGCTTCATTTGTGCTGGTGTCGATTGTGGCAAATCACTAATTGGTGGACGTTTTTGTGTGAAACAGAAAATGCCTTTTTGTAGCCCAACATGCGTGCGAAGTAttatataa
- the LOC126754941 gene encoding KH domain-containing, RNA-binding, signal transduction-associated protein 3, with protein sequence MTDVYDGNGDYATYNDDDDYGKQRKGGCVPGVDPHNGDSSNHDLHHHVGGVVGSGGGGGVVGGGMGMMGGGGEGGQLNDKANEYIRDCMAEKNRMDRKFPIAEKLMDCEIEKVQSMGRIPPREQKYADIYREKPLRVSQKVLVPIREHPKFNFVGKLLGPKGNSLRRLQEETLCKMTVLGRNSMRDRAKEEELRSSKDPKYAHLNSDLHVEISTIAPPAEAYARIAYAMAELRKYLIPDSNDVIRQEQLRELMDNTGISDDVTKSAYKKIPHQPPSSNLSGGGVGSAGGGCGTGGVLGGVGGTMGAGAGGTNMSMGKGAPHHAYRTPQSTQNLQFNKNTVAPKQKVLSILEKARTAMEETYGRGYEDPISYEQPNYDAYPYGHGPNTHAHTGHVPSNTGIGTANMAPRGPYDVTDYETDYNRRDYYPNSSNFGGGGASTMHSNHNTGINPNHNRSHVNR encoded by the exons ATGACTGACGTCTACGACGGCAACGGTGACTACGCAACATACAACGATGATGATGACTATGGCAAGCAACGCAAAGGCGGTTGTGTACCGGGAGTAGATCCTCATAATGGTGATAGCTCAAATCATGATCTACACCATCATGTTGGCGGAGTTGTTGGCAGCGGTGGTGGAGGCGGAGTCGTCGGTGGTGGAATGGGAATGATGGGAGGCGGAGGTGAAGGTGGTCAATTGAACGATAAGGCGAACGAATACATTCGCGATTGCATGGCGGAGAAAAATCGTATGGATAGAAAGTTTCCAATTGCCGAAAAATTAATGGACTGTG aaatcGAGAAGGTCCAATCGATGGGTCGCATACCACCACGCGAACAAAAATATGCGGATATTTATAGAGAAAAACCTCTTCGTGTTTCTCAAAAGGTTTTGGTGCCAATTCGGGAACATCCCAAG TTcaattttgttggaaaattatTGGGACCAAAAGGAAATTCCTTGCGCCGGTTGCAAGAGGAGACGCTTTGCAAAATGACCGTACTAGGACGCAATTCAATGCGTGATCGCGCGAAGGAAGAAGAATTGCGTTCGTCAAAAGACCCGAAATATGCACATTTGAATAGTGATTTACATGTGGAAATCTCTACAATCGCTCCACCGGCAGAAGCTTATGCACGTATCGCCTACGCAATGGCCGAGCTACGCAAGTACTTAATACCTGATAGTAACGACGTTATACGACAAGAACAACTAAGAGAGTTAATGGACAATACAGGCATTTCAGACGATGTCACTAAGTcagcttataaaaaaataccgcATCAGCCGCCTAGTAGTAATCTTTCTGGCGGTGGTGTTGGTAGTGCTGGTGGCGGTTGTGGCACTGGCGGTGTTTTAGGTGGTGTTGGCGGTACGATGGGAGCAGGAGCTGGTGGTACCAATATGTCAATGGGTAAAGGGGCGCCACATCATGCATACAG AACCCCACAATCCACgcaaaatttgcaatttaataaaaatacggTAGCACCTAAGCAAAAGGTTTTGTCCATATTAGAGAAGGCTCGAACTGCCATGGAAGAAACATATGG ACGCGGCTACGAAGACCCGATCTCATATGAACAACCCAATTACGATGCTTACCCCTATGGCCATGGACCGAATACTCATGCACATACTGGGCATGTGCCAAGTAATACCGGCATAGGCACTGCAAATATGGCACCGCGTGGCCCCTATGATGTTACCGATTATGAAACTGATTACAATAGAAGAGACTATTATCCCAATTCGTCGAATTTCGGAG gTGGCGGAGCTTCGACTATGCATTCAAATCACAACACTGGCATAAACCCGAATCATAATCGAAGCCACGTTAATAGGTGA
- the LOC126754481 gene encoding dynein light chain roadblock-type 2, giving the protein MSQEVEETLKRIQSHKGVVGTIVVNNEGIPVKSTLDNTTTVQYAGLMSQLSDKARSVVRDLDPSNDLTFLRVRSKKHEIMVAPDKDFILIVIQNPTD; this is encoded by the exons Atg TCCCAAGAAGTTGAGGAAACCTTAAAACGTATTCAGTCACACAAGGGTGTTGTCGGTACCATTGTTGTCAATAATGAAG GTATTCCAGTCAAGTCGACATTGGACAACACGACCACAGTGCAGTACGCCGGACTCATGAGTCAGTTATCTGACAAAGCACGTAGTGTTGTGCGTGATTTAGACCCATCCAATGATCTCACTTTCCTGCGTGTACGTTCTAAGAAACACGAAATTATGGTTGCTCCAGATAAGGATTTCATATTGATAGTTATCCAAAATCCAACTGATTAA
- the LOC126754477 gene encoding transposable element Tc3 transposase yields the protein MALQHYLKHTDNYCGTAPTVTATTVPTTNTGAITQAHLQLQHHATAVTAQSYQQQQQQLTQIQQQQQQQLQLHNITPTTITPTQDTTTSATTHTNAQAHQQLLVQSQHRLKQLQLKQPTIHQQHMTYHHHHPYYQQSNLHNTNTSAVSNTLANTGAANHKFKSAQHNQQNYNHNRTLPIHALNQNSNFSAASSSTGGGTASSHAPTQQSNATNSSRSSAANGHANNAVDSAKAGAVGAQMRSGTSATGSSAVNSKKIKIEPVLSQYHQTERLNFANSHIVWGEEHWRRVVFQDERKFNLDGPDGFSSYFHDLRNYEQTLSQRPRGNSVYIYMLITAGGPIHMEVSTAKQRPQTYIETILRERPNIITKLGGNPDFILQDHNWTANMTPTTQEMLDAEGIKMQRWPTIAHDVNIMENIWGWLIREVYDGGRKFSRKDDLIFRIRAAWTRLPMDFVVNLYSTLPERIAELYYTRGIYTNC from the coding sequence ATGGCCCTACAACACTACCTCAAACACACAGACAATTACTGCGGAACTGCGCCAACAGTCACGGCAACAACAgtaccaacaacaaacacaggAGCGATAACGCAAGCACATTTGCAATTGCAACATCACGCAACAGCAGTGACAGCGCAGTCTtatcaacaacagcagcaacaactaacacaaattcaacaacaacaacaacagcaactgcaaCTACATAATatcacaccaacaacaatcACACCAACACAGGACACCACAACATCGGCAACAACCCACACTAACGCACAAGCGCATCAGCAATTACTGGTTCAATCACAGCATCGACTAAAGCAGCTGCAACTCAAACAGCCCACTATACATCAGCAGCATATGACCTATCATCACCACCATCCTTACTATCAGCAAAGCAACCTTCATAATACAAATACATCAGCTGTATCAAATACATTAGCCAACACGGGTGCGGCCAATCATAAATTCAAAAGTGCGCAGCACAACCAACAGAACTATAATCATAATCGTACGCTTCCCATACACGCACTAAATCAGAATTCAAATTTCTCAGCGGCCAGTTCGAGTACGGGTGGCGGCACAGCCTCCAGTCATGCGCCAACACAGCAATCGAATGCCACTAACTCTAGTCGCTCATCAGCCGCTAATGGACATGCCAACAATGCGGTGGATAGTGCCAAAGCCGGAGCAGTGGGTGCACAGATGCGCAGCGGCACATCAGCAACCGGTAGCTCGGCagttaattctaaaaaaatcaaaatagaaCCAGTGTTGTCGCAGTATCATCAAACTGAACGTTTAAACTTCGCAAATTCGCATATTGTGTGGGGTGAAGAGCATTGGCGACGTGTGGTCTTCCAGGATGAGCGTAAATTCAATTTAGATGGACCGGATGGCTTCTCCAGTTATTTTCACGATTTACGTAATTACGAACAAACGCTTTCGCAACGACCGCGTGGCAATTccgtttacatatatatgttaatCACCGCCGGTGGTCCAATTCACATGGAGGTGTCGACGGCGAAACAACGACCACAAACATATATTGAGACCATATTGCGCGAGCGACCGAATATCATTACCAAATTAGGTGGTAATCCCGATTTTATACTGCAAGATCACAATTGGACGGCCAATATGACGCCGACAACACAAGAAATGCTCGATGCCGAAGGCATCAAAATGCAACGTTGGCCAACTATAGCGCATGACGTCAACATTATGGAGAATATCTGGGGTTGGCTGATACGTGAAGTCTACGATGGTGGACGCAAATTTTCGCGCAAGGACGATCTCATATTTCGTATACGTGCGGCATGGACGCGTTTACCGATGGATTTTGTGGTCAATCTCTACAGCACACTGCCTGAACGCATTGCAGAATTATACTATACGCGCGGCATTTACACAAACTGTTGA
- the LOC126754942 gene encoding putative mediator of RNA polymerase II transcription subunit 15 — protein sequence NSFAKLHTNASIVASHITTAATAVTTNNTSPTARVGQCINNISNNYYNNNNNNNINTNNKTTVTSTQPLLSNSQQNSTLINQQNSIGQNVGGGGANNVAKHINTVTGLGPTMQQQFNTNAKNNHTQLLSQQPQQQQQLSANTLQQTPQQQRHQQTHPPPPRQSHSYPYNNNNNNNNSSNNINLNISNVAPNMSGNNILKPQQQQQQTYAAITSTQQRLNGALTTTASATQKSLTQPLHKQQQQQQQHHTTALANNNSKIVGPAMSATNMFFVRPTNPAPPQPLHIGELQPFVPVQLF from the exons AATTCGTTCGCTAAACTACACACAAATGCAAGTATTGTTGCGTCGCACATTACCACAGCAGCTACAGCAGTCACCACAAATAACACCTCCCCAACCGCCAGAGTCGGACAGTGTATCAATAACATTAGCAACAattattataacaacaacaataataacaacattaatactaataataaaacCACCGTTACATCCACACAACCCCTACTTAGTAACAGTCAACAAAATTCGACGCTTATAAACCAACAAAACTCAATTGGGCAAAATGTTGGCGGCGGTGGTGCTAATAATGTTGCAAAGCATATAAATACGGTAACTGGCTTAGGGCCCACAATGCAACAGCAATTTAATACGAATGCTAAAAATAACCACACACAACTGTTGTCAcaacagccacaacaacaacaacagctgtcaGCGAATACGCTACAACAAACGCCGCAGCAGCAACGGCATCAACAAACCCACCCACCGCCACCACGTCAATCACACTCTTacccttacaacaacaacaataataataataatagcagcaATAATATTAATCTTAACATAAGCAATGTTGCGCCTAATATGTCCGGCAACAATATATtgaaaccacaacaacaacaacaacaaacatatgcgGCAATAACGTCAACACAACAACGTCTTAACGGTGCACTGACGACAACAGCCAGTGCTACACAGAAGTCGCTCACACAGCCActacataaacaacaacaacagcagcaacagcaccaTACAACGGCTCTAGCCAACAATAATAGTAAAATTGTTGGTCCAGCTATGTCAGCGACTAATATGTTCTTTGTAAG GCCAACAAATCCAGCTCCACCACAACCATTACACATTGGTGAATTGCAACCTTTCGTACCGGTGCAgctcttttaa
- the LOC126754479 gene encoding dynein light chain roadblock-type 2-like: MLSIQLENVVRRNAENTERIMRNAIGYVVSNNALGTVVQSTFDNSTSGGITKLISGVLVPTARSAVRDLDSTNDLAFLRIATRKFEYLVAPEKEFTIVVMQ, from the exons ATGTTG TCAATTCAATTGGAGAACGTTGTACGCAGGAATGCCGAAAACACAGAACGTATCATGAGGAACGCCATTGGCTATGTGGTGTCGAATAATGCCTTAGGAACTGTGGTGCAATCTACATTCGATAACAGCACTTCTGGTGGCATAACTAAATTGATTAGCGGAGTACTAGTACCAACAGCTCGCAGCGCTGTGCGGGACTTGGACTCCACCAATGATTTGGCCTTTCTTCGCATTGCCACacgaaaatttgaatatttagtcGCACCGGAAAAGGAATTCACAATTGTTGTGATGCAATAA
- the LOC126754478 gene encoding dynein light chain roadblock-type 2: MQADQQQSKRTRSYVEEVFRLIEEKPDIVDIIILNKNGNPVKTTMEKQMAIEFAGLYEILKEKVQLGLQKIDPKDELLMLRVRTKANEVLITPDGKITVMVVQNAQDRIQL, translated from the exons ATGCAAGCAGATCAACAGCAG AGTAAACGTACACGCTCATATGTGGAGGAGGTTTTCCGGCTAATAGAAGAAAAACCAGATATAGTGGATATAattatattgaacaaaaatggCAATCCCGTCAAGACGACCATGGAGAAACAAATGGCTATTGAGTTTGCTGGTCTATATGAAATATTGAAGGAGAAAGTACAATTGGGCTTACAAAAGATTGATCCGAAAGATGAGTTATTAATGCTACGTGTGCGGACCAAAGCCAATGAGGTACTTATAACGCCAGATGGAAAAATTACTGTGATGGTGGTACAAAATGCGCAGGATAGAATACAGTTATGA